The genomic stretch CATCcatgtatcaatacaatattgccacacaaagaaatgtgatactatgctgtatcgattttttctCCCACCCCTAAGAACTATGGTAGCTGTCGCGAAAACCCGAACGGCCCACTCTAAaggcagtgtttggtttgtccatcctggactactgtagaaatatggaggcccgctccgtatgtagatataaacggctcactctaagagaacaaaaacacaatgattcttatttccaggtgattatacactaaagaaaatatacttattaatattacattccatttctgccaatagctccccctaaatgctacataCTCTTCCTTTaagagttttttgtttttataaaaaaatataagcaTTATTAGAACTTATTTGAGATGACTTAACTtaccacaacacaacacaactacTCACCTGAGTGTAAGCATCCTCAATGCTGATATCAATAGCAATCATGAAGAAAATAGCAATGGGGACACCGAAATCTCCGATCAAACGACGGAGCTAGTGAGACACCAGGACACACCATGGTCAAAATCACAGAGCCTACTTAGTCTTTTCAAAACTACACAATCTCTGGACATAGGAAGTTGAACTCACCGGGCCGGGGAAGTAATGACCATTTTTAAAATGGCGGAGGAAGTACGCAATGAAGAAGCAGCCAAACATCAGGCACATAGACAGCAGGGCAGTGTTGGGGTAGGCCCTTTCGATCTCCTTCTCATGGATGGTTATGTTACCTTCGTGATCGGTCACGGTGTGCTCTATGATGATTGGGTGGAAGGGGTTGTCCAATGTCATGTTCAGATGATCGTAGTTCAGGACCAGAGGGTGGGCTTGGAAGATCTGTGCGACAGCAGATGAGAAGTCAGAGGAAGCAAAATAAGAGACAACACATGAGGCCATTACAGGATGTGAAGATGATGAGGGGAGGAAACCTTCATGAGCTTATTGAAGGTCTCATAGATGAAGATGAGAGAGATGAGGATGGAGAAGATTTCCTGAGTGAAGCGGGAGATGAATCTGACCAGGAAGCTGCCTTCCACGGCCACGATGATGACCACGATCACTATCAGCCACATCCCCACCCAGATACGGCCCACAATGTACTCCATCTCCTGGGACTTGCAGAACTAGCATGGAATGGAAAAAAAGATGCtgatgaaggaaaaaaaaaaaagctaataaaAGATTCATTTCAACATGTGAAAACTCATACGTACAGCGTAAAACGCTTCCTCAAACACCAGCAGTGGTCCAGAGAAGCCGATGACGAGGACGGGCTGGGCGGCGATGAGGCAGAAGATGATACCCTGGATGCTGGTGGAGATCATAAGCTCTGACACGCCCATCATTCCATCCGTTTTGTCAGCTGACAACAGAGAGAATTATGAATAATATCAAAGGTCAGGAAACAAATGAATTGAGCAGACACAACTCTCTATCTGCGTCTCTCTTTTACCCAGAAGCCCTCCAAAGGTGATGGCCGGGGACAGGGCGGCGAAGTAGATGAAGATGACGGCAGCGAGGACCTGAGGGTTCAGAGCGTCTGTGTAGTCGCTGAGGTAGTGGCGGTAACGGCGCTTCAGGTCCTTCACCATCCCACCGAAAGGATAACCTGTACGGGCCAGAGGGTCCTCCCGAGGCTCCTTTGGAGCTTTCTCAActggacaaacaaaccaaactgacTGATTAGTATTGATAACACTATATCTACTGCTTTTAAGATAAGGTTGTTTAATACGGGTTTTTCTAATTTCTCCAGTGGAGGCttcatttgtctgtttttttatgagtaaatgaatacaatttaaaggtgctatatgtACCAATGTTCGAGCTGATCTAAAAATTTAGACCACATTTCCCATAAAACCTTGTTAGTTCcttttgcaacatttttccACCTCCAACCCTGTTCTTTTCTCTGTCATGTACCTGAAGTCAACTTCTTTTAGCATTTACTGGAAAAAACAGCACcaggaaaaaaagttgtatttcaGTTAAAGGGGTGGACttaggttataatagttttctAATTTTCAATTaggttttattgtattttaattttaactttttgatttcattttaatttagtgtgagttagttttcagagtgcatttgctagttttagtttagtttttcagagaggtttaattttagttttcatatatttagttttagtttcccagtagtttttgtttgtttttttgagggCCAGCTATAATGAATGTGTGAGTGGCCacaatgtttaatgtttaatcttcgcgCTActtcagtatgtgatgagttgggatgacgTAGGAAATATGCTGACCTATGGCCCGGTCACCGAAGGCAAGGCGGGTGTCGATTGGACGGAGTCTCTCACGCAGCATCTTCTTCTGGAAATTGATGATAGGCTCAAGCATGTCCTTATCTTGGATCTCAGTGGGAGGGATCACAATGCTGCAGTCCATGAAGTCAGCGATGGCGTTGGTCAGATCTCTGTCCGTCTGGGCTAAGAAGGCCTCCAGACAGAACACCTGTGAGAGCAGAAAGAATTTATTCACCTGCaccaaaaatacataaatattctTTATCGGTTTGTGATCTCATTGTTTTCCTCTCTCACCCAGTCGGCCATCAGAGCACCCATGGCGCGACCAGTTTCGCTGTAGTCCATCCCGCTCTGGCTAGGGCCCACCAGCATAAAGACGAAGCGAACGGGGACAGGAGACTCCAGGGAGGAGTTCATCACCATAGAGTCAGCCAGTCTCACAAAACCCACAACTGGTTTCTCCAGGGTGTCCAGGACACCTATCGAAAAAACACTCTTTTAGCCACATCTGCTCCAGAAACACACATGGAGACACATAACTAAATAACTTGAACGTACCTGAGAGGACAATTGAAGCCTCCATGTTGTCAGAGGTGTCTCTCTGCAAGAAGAATGTTATAATATGATACTGATGATCAGCCAAATGATAAGGTAGATAAAACtgtattaaaaacataaaatgtttaCCTTCTTGGTTACAGAAAAGGTCTGCATCTCAATGTCTCCAGAGGGAATAACCTCAGCTGCCTCAGACTGACTGGATAGACaaataaaatgagaataaagtgaATGCTGCAGACAATTTCTATGACTATGGAAAGAAATAGAGAAATGGTGTGTTACCTGCGTCTCATGAGGAGAGCTCTCAGCAGGCCGTCACGATCGCTGGCGCGAATCTCATTCTTGCTCAGCAGCTCATCGACCACCTTCTCAGCCACAGCAGACAGACTGCTGGCGTTCAAGTCGAGGATGACGGCACCTGAGTACATTTGAGTTGCCTTTAACTCGTCGTATTCATCAAACTAAAATTGATTTTATCACATCGTGTGCACAGATTTCATCTAAAAGTCACCTGTGCTCATGGTCTTGCGGAGCTGGATCAGGCTCTTGAAGGTGAGGTGGGAGACATGAGAAGGACCCCATGTTCCTGTGGCGGGGTTCAAGTTCTCCTCGTAGCCCACCCAGCGACCGGTCTCCTGCCAGGTGTTGCCCTGGAGCTCATTCAGCTCCACATAGGCCTGCGGTAATGCAATGTGGTTAGTTAATAAACACACCAGTGGTAATATTAGTTTGCATTAATGATCTTTTATATCTGATAAGTATGAAGAATGTTGACTAACTTGAGCATCCCCTCTCGTGGTGGCGTTGGTGTTCAGGTTCAGATAAGCTGAAATAAAGAAGTTTGTGGAAGATTTTCAGattcctttacttaagtataagtagcaaatactccactacaagtaaaagtatgtaagtattatcaTCATTGTGTAATAAAATGCTCCCTgtcagtgctttactgttatttataacacggctgtgttgaattctcaattctgattggtcaagcacggcattctacggtctgttatttctttgtagcagaccgttgctatgtataccaGACCGTTGATATGGGTGCAGtcctgatgtcggactctgacggaccgtttttgtgtcaaattatttatttcttaagtaagtagccatgtaataagagggataatgtacagctagcgggtcattgttgtgaaataaaccccttcagggcggtGCAAGATCACAtcgcatcgccctgaaggggtttatttcacgacaatgaccggctcgtacattatcccttacatatgatgtttctggattaatattgcTGCTGcgttaatgtgtatgttgcattatactgctgtagatgtgtatgtttgtgctaattttaactcTTTTATATATTGTTGGGTGGTTTactctacagcaatgcatcatattctataagatcatcatatgttcAGAAAAACggcctgttttcagctttgtgacgatgcatttttcagctgatccaagaggatttttaaatagtttatttatttatattaagaaGTAGGACAATTATCTCAAcccataaaggaacacttcatccttcagttaatcacaaatattaaacatctagagatacatggttttcactggacaaaAAGGGTATGAATAATTGTAATTTACagagtaactaaagctgtcagacagacatagtggagtaaaaagtacaatatttacctctgcgatgtagtggagtagaggtAGAGTAAAAAAAACCTTGAACTTGAACtcattgtacttgagtaaatgtactttgttacattccaccactgcagaaAAGTGATGTGTGCACAGATATAAAACATCAAGTCGCCAGCGGCTGCATGGCCTGCGAGGGGAACCTACCCTCTGAATCACTGGGGATGACGATGGCCATAGGTGgctcattctcctcctcctcctcctcttccggCCTCTTCCATTCCAGGTCATAGATGACGCTCTGACCTGGTGGAGTCCTGGTGGTGTggacaaacagaaacatcaaTAAAGACTAAGGATGAGCATGAATGCTTCTCAACAACATCTTCTAATGTCTCATCTCAAATCAGCCCCGATAGGGAGAGGAAATGTGGGGATTTTTTTAGAAATTGCAAGCCCATAATTATGTCTAAGTTAAATTGACTTTGAAGCCTGTAATTGTGGatagcaattttttttatttataaattattatatttatttttcaaatgaaaaacaCCCCATGTTTCAATTTTGTGTACTATTTTGACATTGAAAAAAGCTGAAAAAATTGGATGATTTTGTAAAAGTAAAGCAAAAGATGACAGTGTGAACTGCTGCTATAATGTGATcccaaataaaggaaaaaatgcttgaaccctaaaaataaaattaaaaaaatccataaaatcCATCCAAGTGAAGGTCTCAGTTTAGGCTGATCAACTTCTCCATTACTGTGAAATGATGCTGTAAGTGCTATTCTGTTCTTCGCCACAAGAGGGCAGGATTGCTCAACACATTTCTTATCATTGACTGCTTGGAGTATTGGGTTAAATGCCCTGAGTTTAGACTATTGGGCATATTTACCTCCATTCAAAATACCTCCTCTCTAATGCTGCTTTCACATTATGGGGATGTGATTAACCACTTCCGGAATTGTGAATGATCATTTATGTCAAGATCTAAGATTTAAATGTGTCCCTATACCCTGTTTCTTTATTGTAATTTTGGTAAATACTTTTTATAGTTGTCAGATTGAACGCTTGCAACATGACCCTCACCTTAAACCTGCCTTTATTGagttttttggccacttgggggcagtgcACACAAGCTGTCTGACAAAACATTATCACCTTAATCAGTTGTTATGGTGAACGTGTTTGCAGTTAGTTATATATACACTCCACAGATACAGTAGCTTTCATTTGAATTTGTGTTAGgtgccacctgatgaatgtaagtccaatattcactctctttttagctctggtttggtctccaccaacttctgagggaaatatctgactctttagctgctacaTGCGCCACCATGTTCATGAGCTAGTCTGTTTAGTGCTGTGAAGGGAGCTTTTAAGTGGGTTTATCAGCgcatttttacttaaaaaatgAATCAAATTATGAAAATGACGCTccttaaaaccaaaacaattagcTAAAAGAAGCTAAAAtgctccgtagagctgaggggaactgattctctgtgggttcatcattAAATGTGACTCCTTTTGCACTATACAAAGTCTCATAATCACTTGTTTGGAGTGACTTGTTTGGGTGGTGCACATCTTGAGAACCTGACATGCTCAGTTCAGGGCAAGAAAGACCTTTTATCTTTTAGTCTTATCAGAAACAGATGTCCAGgtaaatgtacagtacatgtacaAATAGAGTACTGCAGAAACAGAGAGGCCTAAATGAGAGAAAGGACTCACCGTCTCAGTGGAGACGGGAAGGCTGTGTCGTTTTCTTCATAGGACACGTCACTGCCCTagacgagaggaagaagaaTTAACAGAAGAAAGTTGGATGAAAATCGAACGATGAAGGGAACATATGTATTGCTGCTAAGATTTATTGAGCACATCAAACTTCACAGTCTCCACCCGGACCAATTCTCCAAGATCGGACTAACCTCGAAACTGAAATTGTTTTCCATTGATGTTTTTCAGATGTTGAACTCTCGGGTACTTTTATGCATTCCCTAAGAcagaaaaagaatgaatgaacatACAAAAAACAAGTATATAGTAATTATATGAGGTACAACACAGTTAGAAATAACCAACGACTCAATGGGGACCATTAATATgaaatcttcttctttttactgCTGATTTGGGAGCCCTGGGTTTTGACATACTTTTAATGCAAACAGCATCCAAAACACAGAATTTACGataaatatatatcatattcTTGCATTAATCATAGTAAAAGTACCAATTTGCTGTAGTCAACTTGACTCAGCCACTACACAGACCTTTAAGGCCTGCTTTGAGCCTTTTTAAGGCAGCGTTGATGAGGGTACCGCCATCTACCACCACACACATGCTAAGCCTGCAGAGCCACGGCTCAGGACAGATAGTCAACCAGCCGTTGAGAATGTGAACTTCGTTATAGTTTAAATAGAAGTCATACTGCGCCTTATCTTTGGGTTACACCCTTCTTCAACCAGACAACTCTGTTTTGCAACAGTACAGTGAAAAACTTGAAATACAGCTACTGTAACAGCAAACACGGGCACATTTAGACGGGAATACGCAAAATTAACAGTGGCTTTTTTGCAAAATTGCAATTGAAGATATTTCTTAGCAGATAGCCTAAATAGAGGCCAGGTAATTTCGCATTCACgttacacatgcacaaaatTGATAAAGAATGATAGATAGTTATGCTTGAAAGAAACACATCTGCACATTAACAAGAAATTGCCATTTATAGGGAACAACTCTTCACCCTGTACCACTGACAATATACAGAGATTTTAGCACAAAGTCAAAATAAGTGCAGCGAACTATGAAAACCCAAAGATGATAATCTCATTTGACCTTGACCTTAAATTACTTAAAAATGCTTGAATTGTCTTTACAGAAAATGTGCACAACAAACATCTCTGTTTGTAAAGATTGGTGTTTgccctcgaccaaagaaattctcagtcgactaatactcatacgattttgtctcgaatcgacagatctgtaaaacggagtttctccacaaagaatcacacaaaagcaccactttaaatcttgtgtttaccagagatctgctcataagtttcttggaaataagtcattccgCGTACAAAAAcccataaaaaaatgactaaataaatcttagtcaactaggACCAAGACGGCAGCCCTTGTAAAGATTAATATTCTTTccctaaaaaataatttaagctCAAGAAAACAACTTCCCGCCCTTATTTTACAAGCACGGCAAAGACATTAAAGGTTAGATTCTGCTCCTCTCCTATCAGGGTTCATTCAGATATCCATCCTGTTTGACCTCTACCCTCTGTCTCTGACCCCTGTCCGGAGGAGGCCACACCCCTTACCTGCATGCAGGTACACCCAGCTGGTCTCCAGCACTGGAAACAGGACAATCTCTGCTCGGTCGGCCTAGACGAACCCGTTGACAAACTGAGCCAGGACAAACCAAAAAGATGAGTACAGAGAGAATTCGAGCAGAGCGGGAACACCCATATGAAACTACGTCGACCCTACGTCTACGCGCTGGACCCCACAACCCCTCTGGTTGCTGAGCAACCTGGCGGGGGGGTGGCAGAGATAAGGCctgtgtgacagacagacagcgctATCGACCAGCGACACCTTGAGACAGGGATATCCCAACCCTAGTTTGACCACTCCGCCCTCCCAGCATGAACCAGGTCCAAGTCTGGACATGGGTAGTAAGAGGAACCTGTTTGGTCCTGCA from Sebastes fasciatus isolate fSebFas1 chromosome 13, fSebFas1.pri, whole genome shotgun sequence encodes the following:
- the slc4a1a gene encoding solute carrier family 4 member 1a (Diego blood group) isoform X1; the protein is MENNFSFEGSDVSYEENDTAFPSPLRRTPPGQSVIYDLEWKRPEEEEEEENEPPMAIVIPSDSEAYLNLNTNATTRGDAQAYVELNELQGNTWQETGRWVGYEENLNPATGTWGPSHVSHLTFKSLIQLRKTMSTGAVILDLNASSLSAVAEKVVDELLSKNEIRASDRDGLLRALLMRRSQSEAAEVIPSGDIEMQTFSVTKKRDTSDNMEASIVLSGVLDTLEKPVVGFVRLADSMVMNSSLESPVPVRFVFMLVGPSQSGMDYSETGRAMGALMADWVFCLEAFLAQTDRDLTNAIADFMDCSIVIPPTEIQDKDMLEPIINFQKKMLRERLRPIDTRLAFGDRAIVEKAPKEPREDPLARTGYPFGGMVKDLKRRYRHYLSDYTDALNPQVLAAVIFIYFAALSPAITFGGLLADKTDGMMGVSELMISTSIQGIIFCLIAAQPVLVIGFSGPLLVFEEAFYAFCKSQEMEYIVGRIWVGMWLIVIVVIIVAVEGSFLVRFISRFTQEIFSILISLIFIYETFNKLMKIFQAHPLVLNYDHLNMTLDNPFHPIIIEHTVTDHEGNITIHEKEIERAYPNTALLSMCLMFGCFFIAYFLRHFKNGHYFPGPLRRLIGDFGVPIAIFFMIAIDISIEDAYTQKLVVPKGIQVTNPEVRGWFINPMGEKKDFPIWMMFACCVPALLVFILIFLESQITTLIVSKPERKMVKGSGFHFDLLILVIMGGVASIFGVPWLSAATVRSVTHANALTVMSKGPKPEIEKVLEQRISGMLVAIMVGVSIFMEPLLKMIPMTALFGIFLYMGITSLSGIQMWDRMLLLITPKKYHPADAYATMVATRKMHLFTFIQLVCLAALWIVKMSPFSLALPFVLILTIPLRMLMTGTLFTAKEMKCLDADDAKVTFEEVPGVDVYDESPLP
- the slc4a1a gene encoding solute carrier family 4 member 1a (Diego blood group) isoform X2; this translates as MENNFSFFFYDVSYEENDTAFPSPLRLTPPGQSVIYDLEWKRPEEEEEEENEPPMAIVIPSDSEAYLNLNTNATTRGDAQAYVELNELQGNTWQETGRWVGYEENLNPATGTWGPSHVSHLTFKSLIQLRKTMSTGAVILDLNASSLSAVAEKVVDELLSKNEIRASDRDGLLRALLMRRSQSEAAEVIPSGDIEMQTFSVTKKRDTSDNMEASIVLSGVLDTLEKPVVGFVRLADSMVMNSSLESPVPVRFVFMLVGPSQSGMDYSETGRAMGALMADWVFCLEAFLAQTDRDLTNAIADFMDCSIVIPPTEIQDKDMLEPIINFQKKMLRERLRPIDTRLAFGDRAIVEKAPKEPREDPLARTGYPFGGMVKDLKRRYRHYLSDYTDALNPQVLAAVIFIYFAALSPAITFGGLLADKTDGMMGVSELMISTSIQGIIFCLIAAQPVLVIGFSGPLLVFEEAFYAFCKSQEMEYIVGRIWVGMWLIVIVVIIVAVEGSFLVRFISRFTQEIFSILISLIFIYETFNKLMKIFQAHPLVLNYDHLNMTLDNPFHPIIIEHTVTDHEGNITIHEKEIERAYPNTALLSMCLMFGCFFIAYFLRHFKNGHYFPGPLRRLIGDFGVPIAIFFMIAIDISIEDAYTQKLVVPKGIQVTNPEVRGWFINPMGEKKDFPIWMMFACCVPALLVFILIFLESQITTLIVSKPERKMVKGSGFHFDLLILVIMGGVASIFGVPWLSAATVRSVTHANALTVMSKGPKPEIEKVLEQRISGMLVAIMVGVSIFMEPLLKMIPMTALFGIFLYMGITSLSGIQMWDRMLLLITPKKYHPADAYATMVATRKMHLFTFIQLVCLAALWIVKMSPFSLALPFVLILTIPLRMLMTGTLFTAKEMKCLDADDAKVTFEEVPGVDVYDESPLP